One Parashewanella spongiae genomic window, TTTAACGCAAAAGATCATGTTGAGCCGCTGTTGCGTCCTTGTCTGGCCTCAGTGGCACAATATATCTTTGAGCTTACAGATCAACATGCTGATAGTGCATTTAACGGTTTTGTTGCCATAGGTGCTAATTATTGGGACAGTTTATACAGTGATTCTCGCCCTGAGCTGCTTAAACCGTTTCCTGCTATGCAGAATAACGACTTAATTGCACCTGCTATCGAGTATGATCTTTTTTTTCATATACGTTGTGACAGATACGATATTTTGCATTTAGTGGCTAATGAAATTGACCAAATGTTAGATGGATTAGTTGAGCTTGTTGATGAAGAACGTGGATTTAGGTACATGGACAGCCGTGACTTAACGGGGTTTGTTGATGGCACCGAAAACCCGAAAGGGCGACATCGACAGCAAGTTGCTTTGTTAGCGGAAGAAGATGAAGACTTTAGAGGCGGCAGTTACGTTCATGTTCAAAAATATGTGCATAAACTCTCTCACTGGCAACGCTTACCACAACAAGCTCAAGAAGATATCATCGGTCGCACAAAACAGGATGATGTCGAATATGCATCAGAAGATAAGCCACTCACAAGTCATATAAAAAGGGTGAATTTGAAAGACGAATATGGTAATTCAAAAGAAATTTTACGTCAGAGTATGCCGTTTGGGACTTTACACCAACAGGGGCTGATGTTTATTTCAGTGTGCCGTACACCTCGGAATTTTGAAGATATGCTCAAAAGCATGATTGTTGGCGATGCTCATGGCCACAGTGATCATCTAATGAATTATACGCAAGCCGTGACAGGCTCATCGTTCTTTGCTCCGTCATTAGACTTTTTATTAGAGTCCGCTTGATTAATCCTAAAAACATCAGTTGACTGCGTTCTCAAGCGTAGAAAAAATGCCTGATAGTAATACCAATTACAGTAATTAAATTCCCAACACAGAGCTATGTATGTGTTTAACCTAAAATCATCAGTTGAACGCTGAGTATATGAGTAACTGCTTGAGAAATATGATGATTTCATCATCATGGCTTTCACCCAATGAGTGAAGTGCTCTACGCTCACAAGCTTGCTAAAATGGCTGCTATCTGCGTTGTAACTTTTGCAAGTAGAATAACTACTTGCTGCAAGCTACGCCTTACTATCAGCCATTTTTTCTACGCTTGAGAACGCAGTCAACAGATGTTTCTAGATTTAAAGTACAAGTGAAATTGATGAAGACATAGTTATTACCGACATACAAAACTGTCGTTATTACATTGCTAGGTTGAGACAGTTTTGCGCAGTAATTTGGACACATACAAGCTCCCGAAGGGCAAGGCTAAAGGATTTCATTACTACGTTATAAGTTTTTGAATTATCCCGACAAAAGCACTAAGTGCGTTGAACGCCAGCTTTGTATGGCGGCCGTAGGGAATATAGTACTTCAAACTTGCGCCTTGTACTGAAATCCTTTAGCTCTTGCTGAGTGGGAAGTTAATTACAGTAATTGGTATTAATACCTTAAGGCAATAAAAAAGAGCTTCCCAACAAGCTCTTTTTTATTTTTGAATAAGTACAAAAATCACTCAGTGTAGTTGAATAAAGCTTTGACTGTTTCTAATGTCGTGAGTATTCCGTCTATGTTTGATGGGCTGATGAAAATCGTATCGTCTCCAGCAATGGTTCCCAAAATTCCTTCAGGCTTGCCTATTGAGTCAAGTAATCGAGCAATAAGCTGCGCGGCTCCTGGGCTAGTACGTACAACAATCATAGATTGATTGTGATCCACATCTAAGACTAAGTTTTTAAGCGGACTACCCGCGGTAGGTACACCTAGTTCAGCAGGTAAACAGTAAACCATTTGTTGTTTTGCATTTCGGGTTCGAACAGCCCCAAACTTGCTGAGCATTCTAGATACTTTAGATTGGTTTATGTTTTCAAAGCCTTCAGCTTGCAAAGCCGAAACTATTTCACTTTGAGAGCCGAAGCGCTCTTCTTTTAAAATTAACTTGAATGTTTTTACGAGCTCGTCTTGGTTTTTTATAGTCATAATAATTATTTTCGTTGTTTTACTTTGTTAATACTGCGACCCGAGATAACTAAATTCTAAATGAATTGCTAACTCTCAGTGATAACTAGAGATAAATGAATTCAATCAGTATTAGAGTATTTCTACTAACCGATTATTATACAGTGCGATGTACTCAAAAAGCATCATCAATGTTTGTAATATTCAAAAGTTGAGAAATTATTGCATAACATTTGAATTTTAGCCAACTTACTCTGCATATTCTCGCATAAAAATTCAGTGTTTTATTGGGAAACTTTGCTTTACAGGGGCGGTCAATTTCGGCTTAACAACAATGCTCCAGCAGCCTGTGTTTTATTGATATTTAAACGGCATTCCAGTAAGGTGACGACCATAATTATGATCTATGTCACATATCCGCTACATTAACGGAGATAGCTATGAAAGTTACCGTACTTGGTGCTGCTGGTGGGATTGGCCAAGCCTTAGCCCTATTATTAAAAACTCAACTTCCTGCAGGTTCGAAATTATCATTGTATGATATTGCACCTGTTACGCCCGGTGTAGCCGTTGATTTAAGTCACATCCCTACAGATGTAGAAGTAAAAGGATTTGCAGGACAAGATCCGTCAGCGGCTTTAGAAGGTGCTGATGTGGTATTGATTTCTGCTGGTGTTGCACGTAAGCCTGGGATGGATCGTTCTGACTTATTTAATATTAATGCTGGGATTGTTCGTAACTTAATTGAAAAGGTTGCGGTATCTTGCCCTAAAGCACTTGTAGGTATCATTACTAACCCTGTAAACACTACTGTCGCCATTGCGGCCGAAGTACTAAAAAAAGCAGGTGTTTATGATAAAAACCGCTTATTCGGTGTAACGACACTTGATGTCATTCGTTCTGAAACTTTCATTGCTGAAGCAAAAGGACTGAATGTTGCTGACGTGAACATCAACGTAATTGGTGGGCACAGTGGTGTTACAATTTTGCCATTACTTTCGCAGATTGAAGGCGTAAGCTTTTCAGATGAAGAAGTTGCAGCTTTAACAACTCGTATTCAGAATGCAGGTACTGAAGTGGTTGAAGCTAAAGCCGGTGGAGGAAGCGCGACATTATCAATGGGTCAAGCGGCATGTCGTTTTGGTTTATCATTGGTTCGCGGCTTACAAGGCGAAGCAAATGTTGTCGAGTGCGCTTATGTTGATGGCGGCAGTGAACATGCTGAGTTCTTCGCGCAACCAGTATTGCTTGGCAAAAACGGTGTAGAGAAAGTATTACCTTATGGCGAATTAAGCGCTTTTGAAGCTAACGCTCGTGATACTATGCTTGATACATTGAAAGGCGATATCAAAATTGGTGTTGAATTTGTAAAATAATTCAAACGAATTTGATACATGACGGAGCCTAGTGCTCCGTTTTTTTTGCTTGATTGAACCTAAATAAATCGGTTGGGAGCGTTCATATATGCAGAAAAAATTATTGATAGCAAGGCATGAATAGCAGCAAGTAGTGGTTCTACTTGCAAAATTTATAACGCAGCTAGCGGTGATTTTGGCAAGTATATGAATGTTCAGCACTCACCTGATGGGTGAATTCGGGTTATTTAATCTTGTATTTAACTTCAATAGATTAAAGTTAAATTGTGCGTTCAACTGATATATTTAGGTTGAAGCTAAAATAGGAGAAACTCAATGAGTGATAAAAGAAAGGATGCAATACTCATTACAGGCGTTGGAAAACGCGTTGGCTTTGTTTTAGCAAAACACTTTCTCGCAGTAGGTTATGAAGTTATAGGGACTTATCGTTCAGACCGCTCTCAAATCAAAATACTTATGTCAGCTGGTGCAGATCTTTACCAGTGCGATTTTAATCAGCAAAACCAAGTCGATGCATTTATCCAGAAAATTATACAGCGTTATCAGTCGCTTAGAATGGTGATACATAATGCTTCTGCTTGGCTGCCTGATGATTGTGAGCACAGTGCTGTGTCTGTATTGAATCAAATGATGACGGTACACGTAAATGTGCCTTATCAAATGAACCTAGCTTTTGAGGCCTTATTAACCACTTCGAGCGAGTCTGTTGGTCAGAGGGATATCATACACATCAGTGATTTTGTGGCCACAAAGGGCAGTACAAAACATATTGCCTATGCTGCAAGTAAAGCTGCCATGGATAATCTGACGTACTCTTTTGCGGCAAAACTGGCTCCTACAACTAAAGTAAATTCAATTGCACCTGCTCTTATCATGTATAACGATGAAGATACTGATAGTTACAAATTGAAGGCCGCATCAAAGTCTTTAATGGGGATTGTAGCTGGCGTTGATGAATTAATTAACACGGTGAATTATGTTATGAACAGTCACTATGTTACAGGGCGAGTCTTACACTTAGATGGTGGACGCCATCTTAAGTAACCTGAACTCTGGATAAGCAAACCTATACAGCACAGCTATTTTCGCCTATTCCAGTGTTGTAATTCTCTGAAATAGACCCGCTTTTACAGAAAATTACGCCTCTTATACCAATTACAGTAATTAATCTCTCACTCAGCAAAAGATAAAGGTTTTCAATACCGGCGAGTCTTACACTTAGATGGTGGACGCCATCTTAAGTAACCTGAACTCTGGATAAGCAAACCTATACAGCACAGCTATTTTCGCCTATTCCAGTGTTGTAATTCTCTGAAATAGACCCGCTTTTACAGAAAATTACGCCTCTTATACCAATTACAGTAATTAATCTCTCACTCAGCAAAAGATAAAGGTTTTCAATACAAGGCGCATGTTCGAAGTACTATATTCCCTACGGCCGCCATACAAAGCTGGCGTTCAACGCACTTCATGCTTTTGTCGGGATAATTCAAGAACGTGCAACGCAGTAATGGAAACCTTTAGCCTTGCCCTTCGGGAGCTTGTATGTGCTCACTTTGGTTTATAAAGAATACTTCACAAAATTATCTCAACGTAGATAACTATGTTTTCACCAATTTCGTTTGTACTTTGTGCGCATACATAGCTCTGAGTTGAGCATTTAATTACTGTAATTGGTATTACTAGGG contains:
- a CDS encoding Dyp-type peroxidase; this encodes MDLETMPREQLGICAEGNLHSIYLMFNAKDHVEPLLRPCLASVAQYIFELTDQHADSAFNGFVAIGANYWDSLYSDSRPELLKPFPAMQNNDLIAPAIEYDLFFHIRCDRYDILHLVANEIDQMLDGLVELVDEERGFRYMDSRDLTGFVDGTENPKGRHRQQVALLAEEDEDFRGGSYVHVQKYVHKLSHWQRLPQQAQEDIIGRTKQDDVEYASEDKPLTSHIKRVNLKDEYGNSKEILRQSMPFGTLHQQGLMFISVCRTPRNFEDMLKSMIVGDAHGHSDHLMNYTQAVTGSSFFAPSLDFLLESA
- the argR gene encoding transcriptional regulator ArgR, yielding MTIKNQDELVKTFKLILKEERFGSQSEIVSALQAEGFENINQSKVSRMLSKFGAVRTRNAKQQMVYCLPAELGVPTAGSPLKNLVLDVDHNQSMIVVRTSPGAAQLIARLLDSIGKPEGILGTIAGDDTIFISPSNIDGILTTLETVKALFNYTE
- the mdh gene encoding malate dehydrogenase, producing the protein MKVTVLGAAGGIGQALALLLKTQLPAGSKLSLYDIAPVTPGVAVDLSHIPTDVEVKGFAGQDPSAALEGADVVLISAGVARKPGMDRSDLFNINAGIVRNLIEKVAVSCPKALVGIITNPVNTTVAIAAEVLKKAGVYDKNRLFGVTTLDVIRSETFIAEAKGLNVADVNINVIGGHSGVTILPLLSQIEGVSFSDEEVAALTTRIQNAGTEVVEAKAGGGSATLSMGQAACRFGLSLVRGLQGEANVVECAYVDGGSEHAEFFAQPVLLGKNGVEKVLPYGELSAFEANARDTMLDTLKGDIKIGVEFVK
- the folM gene encoding dihydromonapterin reductase, translated to MSDKRKDAILITGVGKRVGFVLAKHFLAVGYEVIGTYRSDRSQIKILMSAGADLYQCDFNQQNQVDAFIQKIIQRYQSLRMVIHNASAWLPDDCEHSAVSVLNQMMTVHVNVPYQMNLAFEALLTTSSESVGQRDIIHISDFVATKGSTKHIAYAASKAAMDNLTYSFAAKLAPTTKVNSIAPALIMYNDEDTDSYKLKAASKSLMGIVAGVDELINTVNYVMNSHYVTGRVLHLDGGRHLK